The DNA window GGGTTCCTAATTACTACCAGTTTTGTTCAAAACATTACAATCCACATATGGTGTGATttgaaattgatttgttttgcAACGAATGCATATTAACAGGCCTATTTCATTACATTTTCTTGCAGACTATGACCCAAAGGTGGTCGAACAGAAGGAGCAGGCAcagcctgcctgcctgccctTAAGTTACGTCCTGCGCTTCATCACCGAGGAGAACCGCAAGGAGGCGGGCTCGTTCCTGGCCAGCAACACAACAGCCCCACCTACCACCAACAGCGGATCCAATGCCGCTGGCCACGGGAATGGCAATGTGGAGCTCAAGCGAAAGCTGGCCATCAAGCACCACAGCTACAGCATGTCCTCGTCCAACCGCAGCACCACGCCCACAGGTGAGTCATATTGAAAACTCTATACATAAGGATGACTCAAACTCCTGATTCTGCACCCATTTAGGCAGCGAAATGGACGAGGACGAAATGGTGGTCACGGAGTCGGAGGATAGCAACGACTCCTGGACCACTGAGGAGTTTAGCTCAGAGTTTATCATGCGCTACGGCAGCAGGTTCGTTTATAGCTCTATACTTTTTAATAAAGCTTAAGCTTTTATGACTTGAATGTTACATGGTGTTTGTCACAATTTGCTTCATTAATTTGTGTACTTTGGTTATCTTAAATAGGCATTCCGGTGGTGGAAACAATGGCACGCCCGGCAATGAGAAACCCTTCGCCTGCCCTGTTCCGGGATGCAAAAAGCGTTACAAGAACGTCAACGGCATCAAGTACCATTCGAAGAACGGTCACAAAAAGGACGGAAGGTAACGATTGGCCACGAAATTACTGATTGGTAAACTGGAAGCTGATAGTTCTATTATCCACAGAGTGCGCAAGGGCTACAAGTGTCACTGCGGCAAGAGTTACAAAACGGCCCAGGGCCTGAAGAACCACGCGCTGCACACCCACAACTCGCAGCCGGATAGTGTGCTGAATGCCCAGCTGGCCAATGCATTGGCCATAGGCGACGGGGCCAGTGCGGCCACGCCTGTGGGCAGTAGCAACACCTCCTCCAATCCGAACCCGCCGCCCATCATTCAGCGCAGCAACTCGCCGTCTCAGTCGCTGGGCTCGTTGAGTCCGTCGAGCATCAGCAACATGTCGAGCAGCGCCAGCAGTTGTCATGGAGGCAGCGGCAGTCTGTCCAACGGGAACAATGGCAACAATGGGAGCACTACTAGCAACACTGCCATTCTCACTAGCAACGGGAATGTCCTGCAGCAGCTCAGTGCCGGGAATGTGGTCACCCTGACCAATCTTCCCAcgcaacagcatcagcagcaacagccgcagccgcaacagcagcagcagcagcagcaactccatCAAAACACTGCAACAggtaacagcaacaacaacaatttaaTGCGCAGCACACTCGGTTTAGTATCCATTAAAACCAACAACACGCCGACAGCCAAGTCGGTTAGCAATCTGATGGCTGCTAACGCCACAGCCAGCAAGATACTAAAGCTGGCCACCAATGTGGCCAATGGTGGCTCCTCTATGGACAttgtgcagcagcaacagcaacacaacAAGACCACAACTACTGGCCAAACAGTGCTCAATGGCAGCAAACCGCTGCCCAATTTGGTCAACTTGGGCATTCTCACGCCGGCCACCTCACCCACCAAAAACACCCAAACGCTGACCTTCACCACCACGAATGGTAGtacccagcagcagcaggctcTAGTGGCCTCGTTGGCCAAGAAGACCAACATACTGCTACTACAGGAACCAAACCAGTTGGTGCAACAggtacagcagcagcaacagcagcagcaactgcag is part of the Drosophila sechellia strain sech25 chromosome 3R, ASM438219v1, whole genome shotgun sequence genome and encodes:
- the LOC6612961 gene encoding uncharacterized protein DDB_G0283357 isoform X2, translated to MAVFLINVCKYNGCGITFPSLSDLISHIEDTHIDYDPKVVEQKEQAQPACLPLSYVLRFITEENRKEAGSFLASNTTAPPTTNSGSNAAGHGNGNVELKRKLAIKHHSYSMSSSNRSTTPTGSEMDEDEMVVTESEDSNDSWTTEEFSSEFIMRYGSRHSGGGNNGTPGNEKPFACPVPGCKKRYKNVNGIKYHSKNGHKKDGRVRKGYKCHCGKSYKTAQGLKNHALHTHNSQPDSVLNAQLANALAIGDGASAATPVGSSNTSSNPNPPPIIQRSNSPSQSLGSLSPSSISNMSSSASSCHGGSGSLSNGNNGNNGSTTSNTAILTSNGNVLQQLSAGNVVTLTNLPTQQHQQQQPQPQQQQQQQQLHQNTATETSYSCSNNSNLSNPNSNHGSSDSSKPPTTVLSVNKRSTAIATAKLPTTGNSLPMQISPNFIEHKYSALAMKEKFFLNLRAGKAVASSQGADGMGSTMGHQSDVGISGGSGAGGGLRAVAVGQMCALQNEHIHQNLFKKTIN
- the LOC6612961 gene encoding myb-like protein AA isoform X1, encoding MAVFLINVCKYNGCGITFPSLSDLISHIEDTHIDYDPKVVEQKEQAQPACLPLSYVLRFITEENRKEAGSFLASNTTAPPTTNSGSNAAGHGNGNVELKRKLAIKHHSYSMSSSNRSTTPTGSEMDEDEMVVTESEDSNDSWTTEEFSSEFIMRYGSRHSGGGNNGTPGNEKPFACPVPGCKKRYKNVNGIKYHSKNGHKKDGRVRKGYKCHCGKSYKTAQGLKNHALHTHNSQPDSVLNAQLANALAIGDGASAATPVGSSNTSSNPNPPPIIQRSNSPSQSLGSLSPSSISNMSSSASSCHGGSGSLSNGNNGNNGSTTSNTAILTSNGNVLQQLSAGNVVTLTNLPTQQHQQQQPQPQQQQQQQQLHQNTATGNSNNNNLMRSTLGLVSIKTNNTPTAKSVSNLMAANATASKILKLATNVANGGSSMDIVQQQQQHNKTTTTGQTVLNGSKPLPNLVNLGILTPATSPTKNTQTLTFTTTNGSTQQQQALVASLAKKTNILLLQEPNQLVQQVQQQQQQQQLQQQVQQQHHVLPISPTSSVSGNSSKSSSPTPQQQQQQLLKKGKLELIEPMETDEGQSDGISESVAAAIASITDCKEDIGGATVAGIEVVGAGAVNEET